In Beutenbergia cavernae DSM 12333, the DNA window ACCGGCTCCACGAACGACGACGTCGTGGCGGGCCTGCGCGCCGACCCGGCCGCGTGGCCGCATCTCGCCGCGTTGCGCGCCGAGCACCAGGACGCCGGCCGCGGCCGCACCGGACGCGGGTGGGAGACCCCGCCCGGCACGGCGCTCACCGTCTCGATCGTCCTGCGCCCGCGCGTGGCGCCGGAACGCTGGCCGGTTCTCACACTGCTCGGCGGGTTCGCCGTCGTCACCGGGCTGCGCCAGCTCGGCGCCCCGGCGGCGCTCAAGTGGCCCAACGACGTCGTGCTGCCCGCCCAGCCGGCGATCGAGGGCTGGGGACCGCTGCGCAAGGTGGGCGGGGTGCTGGCCGACGCGGTGCCGGGCGCGACGACGGAGCGGTCGCCGGGCGCCGTGGTCCTCGGCGTCGGGGTTAACGTGGCGCAGGCGGCGGACGAGCTTCCCGTGCCCTGGGCGACCTCGCTCGCGCTGGCGGGCATCGTCACCGACGCGGAGCACGTGCTCGACGCCGTCGGAACGGCCCTGGCCCGGGCGTTCACCGTGTGGGAGGACGCCGACGGCGACCCGCAGACGTCCGGCCTGCTCGACGCCCTGCGAGCGGTGACGACGACGCTCGACGAGGCCGTCGCCGTCCAGCTGCCCGGCGGGCACGTGCTCGAAGGGCGCGCCGTCGACCTGGACACGGCCGGTCGCCTGCTCGTCGACGTGGGCGGCCACCTCCAGGCGGTCGACGCCGGCGACGTGCGGCACCTGCGGCTCGCCTGAGCGCTCGCTGAGCGGAGGTACGCTCTCGTGACGTGAGTCACAGCGCCTCGGAGCGGCCGGAGTCCTCGCCCGCCCAGCCCTCGACGTACGAGCGCCACGAGCGGGCGCTCCTCGGGGGCGCGCCGACGCTGACCGTCGACGACGTGGCGGTGGCGGCGCGGACGACGCCGGCGTTCGTCCGCATGTTCTGGCGCGCGATGGGGTTCGCGAACGTGCGCGACGACGAGGTGGCCTTCACCGCGACCGACGCCGACGCCGTCCGCGACGCCGCGGCGCTCATGGCGAGCGGGCGGATCGACGAGCGCACGTTCGTGACGGTGCTGCGCGCGCAGTCGCACTCCGCGGACCGGCTGGCACTGTGGCAGGTCGAGGCCCTGGTGGACGACGGCGTGCGCCGGCTCGGCCTCGACGACACGAGCGCGCGGCTCCTCGTGCTCGACCGGATCGGCATCGCGACGGACCTGCTCGAGCGCGGGATGGTCTACGCGTGGCGCCGCCACCTGGCCGCGCTGCTGCGGCGGATGGACGCCGCCGTCGGCCGGTCGGGGGCGCAGGCCCAGGGCGGCGACGAGCTCCCCCTCGAACGGGCCATCGGCTTCGTCGACGTCGTCTCCTACACCTCGCGCACGGCCCACCTGGGCGCCCACGACCTCGCGGAGCTCGTGCAGTCCTTCGAGCTGTTGGCGCGGGACGCGATCACGACGGCGGGCGCCCGCGTGGTGAAGACGCTCGGCGACGGCGTCCTGTTCGTCGCCGACGACCTCGTGACCGGCGCCGAGGTGGCTCTCGACGTCGTCCGGGTGCTCGAGGTGGCCGAGCAGCCGGTGCCCGTGCGGGGAGCGATCACCTGGGGGCGGGTGCTGTCCCGCTCCGGCGACGTGTTCGGGCCGACGGTCAACCTCGCGTCCCGGCTCGCCGACATCGCCGGTCCCGGTCAGATCCTCACCGACGCGGTGACCTGGGCGGTGCTCGCCGATCTCGACGCCGGCAGCGGTCTGTTCGCCCACCGCGACCTGGACGCGCAGCAGGTCGCAGGGATCGGCGTCGTCGAACCCGTGCTGCTCGAACGGCAGCCGGACGGGGACGTCGGGCCGAGGACACGGGACGCGGGCGAAGGATCCCGATAAGCGCGCTTGGGGAGCGTATGAGATTACGATGGGGCCCGTGACCAGAGTGCTGCTCGCTGAGGACGATCCCGCCATCGCTGAGCCCCTCGCCCGGGCGCTGACCCGTGAGGGGTACGACGTGTCCGTCCACGGCACCGGCCGGGGCGCGATCGAGGGTGCCGCGAGCACCGACCTGTTCGTGCTCGACCTCGGCCTCCCGGACATGGACGGGCTCGACGTCGCGCGCTGGATCCGCAACCAGGGCCTGACCACGCCGGTGCTCGTGCTGACGGCGCGGGCCGACGAGGTGGATCTCGTGGTCGGCCTGGACGCCGGCGCCGACGACTACGTGACCAAGCCGTTCCGGCTCGCGGAGCTCCTGGCCCGCGTCCGTGCGCTGCTGCGGCGGGCCGGGGCCGACGGCGGCGACGACGACGAGCTGAGCGCCCAGAACGTGCGGGTCGACGTCGCCGCGCACCGGGCGTTCCAGGGCGAGCGGGAGCTGCAGCTCACGGCGAAGGAGTTCGAGCTGCTGCGCGTGCTCGTGCGCGAGGCCGGTTCCGTGGTGTCGCGCGAGTCGCTCATGCGCGAGGTCTGGGCGTCCGACCCGACGGGCTCCACGAAGACGCTCGACATGCACATCTCCTGGCTCCGCCGGAAGCTCGGCGACGACGCGAACGCGCCGCGCTACATCTCGACCGTCCGGGGCATGGGCTTCCGGTTCGAGGACGGAGACGGCTAGTCCGTGCGTAGGCGCGTCCTGCTGGCGACCATCTCCGCCGTCGTGGTGGCGGTCATCCTGATCGGGGTCCCGACGGCGGTCCTGGGCGCGCTCATGGTGCGGGACGCGGCCGTGCAGAACCTCGAGGTCCGCACGGCGGCAGTGGCGCGGCAGGTCGAGCGCTACTTCGCGATCAACGCTCCCCTCAGCCCGGACGCCCTCGAGCTGTGGGTCGAGGAGGACTCGGCCCTCGCCGCCTCGATCACGGTGACGACGCCGGACGGCGAGGTCATCCACGTCGGGCCGGATTACTCGGACCAGCCGACGTGGTTGGTCAAGCAGGCGACGCCGTCGGGCGGGCTCGTGGTGCTCGACATCTCCGGTTATGCGCTCGCGTGGCGGATGGGCCAGGTCGTCGTCTACGTGGTGATCGCGTCGGCGGTCGCGTTCGTCATCGCGACGCTTCTCGCGCGCTACCAGGCGCGCCGGCTCGCCGCGCCGCTCGTCTACCTCGCGGCCAGCGCCGAGCAGATCGGCTCGGGGCAGGTGCGGCCGCGGCTGGAACCGTCCGGTGTCGAGGAGATCGACCTCGTGGCGGCCGAGCTGGCGCGGACGTCGGACCGGATGGCGGCTCGGCTCGCCGCCGAGCGGCAGTTCGCGGCCGACGCGTCGCACCAGCTCCGCACCCCGCTCACGGCGCTGTCGATGCGGCTCGAGGAGATCCAGGCGCTCACCACCGACGACGACGTGCGCGAGGAGGCGCGGGTCTCCCTCGAGCAGATCGAGCGACTCGTTGCCGTCGTCGACGACCTGCTCACGAACTCGCGACGCGCGGGCGGCGGCACGACCGAGGTCGTGCACCTCGCCGACGTCTTCCACCAGCAGGAGGACGAGTGGGCGCCGACTTACGCGCGCAGCGGGCGGAAGCTCGTGTTCGACGACGCCGGGCCGGCCTCCGTACTGGCGTCGCCGGGCGCCTTGGCGCAGGTGCTCGCGACGATCCTGGAGAACTCCCTCAAGTACGGCGCCGGGACGACGCGGGTGGCGTGCCGGACGTCGTCGTCGGGCCACGGCGTGGTGATCGAGGTGAGCGACGAGGGGCCGGGCGTGGACGCCAAGCTGGCGCCGCGGATCTTCGAACGCTCGGTGACGTCCGGGAAGGGCAGCGGGCTCGGGCTCGCCCTGGCGCGGGATCTCGTGGCGGCCGACGGCGGCCGCCTCGAGCTGCGCCAGGCGTCCCCACCGGTGTTCGCGATCTTCCTCAGCGCGGTGCCCACGCGCCTCGACCCGGACCGCGTGCTTCCCCCGGGGTCGCTCGTGGCGGTGGGCCGCCGGCGACGCCGACCCTGACGACGCCGCGCTCAGCCCACCTGGTCGGGTTCGAGCACCGGCCCGACGCCCGCGACCGGCTTCTCCTCGTCGCCGGTGAAGACCCACGAGCGGTAGCCGAGGTAGCGGAACGCGGTGCCGAGGCCGAGGCCGACGACGTTCGCGGCGATGTTGTCCGCCAGGGCGGTCTGCAGGCCGAGCACGTAGTGGGAGAACCACAGGCAGCCGACGGCGATGACCATGCCGCCCACGTTGACGAGGCTGTAGCCGATGAACTCCCGGGTGCGTGACGCCGTCCGCCGGTCCGAGAACGTCCAGTGGCGGTTGCCGAGCCACGCCACGAGCGTCGCGACAGCGACGGAGACGACCTTCGCCGTCAGCGGCTTCGCCTCCAGCAGGTGCCCGGGGCCAAATCGCAGGAGGTTGAACAGCCCGACGTCGACGACGAACGCGACGGCGCCCACCGAGCCGAACCGCAGGAGCTCCGGGAGGAGGCCGCGGAGGCGGGTTGACGAGAGGGCGCGGGTCGGCACCGTCCGAGCGTAGCCCGCGTTGCTGTGGCCGGGTAGCGCTCGATCCCTCAGGTGCTCCCGCCCGCGGCGCAGCCCGTCTGCGGCGTCGGCCCCGGCGGCTGACGCCGATACGATCGACCCATGACGTCACCCGTGGTCGCTGTCGTCGGAGGCGGCCAGCTGGCACGGATGATGGCGCAGGCCGCGGTCGGCCTGCAGGTCGAGCTCCGTGCCCTCGTCGAGTCACCCACCT includes these proteins:
- a CDS encoding biotin--[acetyl-CoA-carboxylase] ligase — protein: MAEPGPSVFPRLDVVPRTGSTNDDVVAGLRADPAAWPHLAALRAEHQDAGRGRTGRGWETPPGTALTVSIVLRPRVAPERWPVLTLLGGFAVVTGLRQLGAPAALKWPNDVVLPAQPAIEGWGPLRKVGGVLADAVPGATTERSPGAVVLGVGVNVAQAADELPVPWATSLALAGIVTDAEHVLDAVGTALARAFTVWEDADGDPQTSGLLDALRAVTTTLDEAVAVQLPGGHVLEGRAVDLDTAGRLLVDVGGHLQAVDAGDVRHLRLA
- a CDS encoding adenylate/guanylate cyclase domain-containing protein is translated as MSHSASERPESSPAQPSTYERHERALLGGAPTLTVDDVAVAARTTPAFVRMFWRAMGFANVRDDEVAFTATDADAVRDAAALMASGRIDERTFVTVLRAQSHSADRLALWQVEALVDDGVRRLGLDDTSARLLVLDRIGIATDLLERGMVYAWRRHLAALLRRMDAAVGRSGAQAQGGDELPLERAIGFVDVVSYTSRTAHLGAHDLAELVQSFELLARDAITTAGARVVKTLGDGVLFVADDLVTGAEVALDVVRVLEVAEQPVPVRGAITWGRVLSRSGDVFGPTVNLASRLADIAGPGQILTDAVTWAVLADLDAGSGLFAHRDLDAQQVAGIGVVEPVLLERQPDGDVGPRTRDAGEGSR
- a CDS encoding response regulator transcription factor, which translates into the protein MTRVLLAEDDPAIAEPLARALTREGYDVSVHGTGRGAIEGAASTDLFVLDLGLPDMDGLDVARWIRNQGLTTPVLVLTARADEVDLVVGLDAGADDYVTKPFRLAELLARVRALLRRAGADGGDDDELSAQNVRVDVAAHRAFQGERELQLTAKEFELLRVLVREAGSVVSRESLMREVWASDPTGSTKTLDMHISWLRRKLGDDANAPRYISTVRGMGFRFEDGDG
- a CDS encoding ATP-binding protein, with the protein product MRRRVLLATISAVVVAVILIGVPTAVLGALMVRDAAVQNLEVRTAAVARQVERYFAINAPLSPDALELWVEEDSALAASITVTTPDGEVIHVGPDYSDQPTWLVKQATPSGGLVVLDISGYALAWRMGQVVVYVVIASAVAFVIATLLARYQARRLAAPLVYLAASAEQIGSGQVRPRLEPSGVEEIDLVAAELARTSDRMAARLAAERQFAADASHQLRTPLTALSMRLEEIQALTTDDDVREEARVSLEQIERLVAVVDDLLTNSRRAGGGTTEVVHLADVFHQQEDEWAPTYARSGRKLVFDDAGPASVLASPGALAQVLATILENSLKYGAGTTRVACRTSSSGHGVVIEVSDEGPGVDAKLAPRIFERSVTSGKGSGLGLALARDLVAADGGRLELRQASPPVFAIFLSAVPTRLDPDRVLPPGSLVAVGRRRRRP
- a CDS encoding GtrA family protein, with translation MPTRALSSTRLRGLLPELLRFGSVGAVAFVVDVGLFNLLRFGPGHLLEAKPLTAKVVSVAVATLVAWLGNRHWTFSDRRTASRTREFIGYSLVNVGGMVIAVGCLWFSHYVLGLQTALADNIAANVVGLGLGTAFRYLGYRSWVFTGDEEKPVAGVGPVLEPDQVG